From Branchiostoma floridae strain S238N-H82 chromosome 5, Bfl_VNyyK, whole genome shotgun sequence:
caccgaaaATGtctcctactcttttcgataagtgtggcgggttcttttacgtgcccaaggtgtggctctcccagaacacgggacctcaatttaacgtcctatccgagggactaggtgctagccgaagctaggtgctcattttttacctgagtgaagtgaggaaactcgaattaagtgcctttcccaaggattCGATGGCTACGAGACTCATTAAATAACTCAGAGGGCTTTAGAATAAGTTgtaatgacctaaaatttgatatgtaaagtcacatttttttcagcttgattaaaaatgaaaatttgattttcttttaaattttacGAAAATATTATTAGAATGATTTTCAATCATCGATGCGATTCtttcaattttggaaatatgTACAATTATTTGCCTCATTTCTTAATAGCAAATTTGGTTATGAAAGAAACTATTGATAATATGATATGCTACATCATAAATATTTGTAAAGGTTTACACAACTAGAGAATATTCAGAAGGttaaaataatgttaaaatatttccaaagcaaCAAATCTCTTAGACGAAATAATTACAACTAAGAAAAATAAGGAATAGAAAACATTTGCAGGTAATAACAATGACAACCCTCTCGTTGACTTTGAACGAAAAACCTGTATCTCGTTCAATTACAAGAATTTACGCAACATTTCAGAAATatagacatgaaaatgacatatCCTGGctctaaaacaaacaaagaaatcagCCATTTTGCTTTTTGTAAAGTATACAGTGCAAAGACCTTATATTTACTTGATTAGTAAGTAtataaatgataataaattaCTAAtgcattattatcattattaattataataaattaataataatgataattatcGATAATACTTTATGAGAGTAGTCTGAAGATAAAGAAGCACGTTAAGCCGCAGATCTTATACCATAACAACCCAAAGGTGCATGAAaaataaaggaagaaaaaattgaaaatgtcatatgCTCAATCATGAATATTTGCAAATGTTTACGCAACTGGACAAATATTTAAAGGTTGAAATAAcgttgaaatatttctaaagcaTCAAATCTCTTAGACAAAAATAATTACTAAGAAATGAAGAGCataaaacattttgcagttAATGACAATTACAACCCGCTTCGGACTGTGAGCGAAAAAGCTACATTTCAGAAATTTACACATGCTGTCTCGTGATAATGATATGTTCCgactgtaaaacaaacaaaccacacagTCGTTTTGCTTCTTGTGAACTATACAGTGCAAATACCTTATTTTTACTTGAGTAGTCATTGGTACTTCATGAGATTAGTCTGAAGATAAGGAAGCGCGTTTAGGCGCAGCTCTTGTACAATAACAACCCCCGGGTACTAGAAACTTCATTTCCATGATCCAGTGCTCTAAGGGTACGGACATGACACTGCCAAATTATTAGTCTGGTAAATGATCGCAGTGTACGCATAGACGCCGCCACAGTCGGTTGTGTTGTGTAGAGCTTGTTACGTGCATATACGAAGAATTATTGTTACAACTAAGAAAAGGAGCTCTCAGCCGACCGACAGCAGCGTGCAGAGTCCTGTGGTTAAAGGCCCTTCGTCTGGAGTCTGGAGCACGAAGCTGTAAGTTCGAATCCCGGCTGTATCGCTCACCCGCTTGGCAATCTGATGGAAAACGTTACAGCGTTTAGCCAGAGCCTAAATTTGATTTTGGTCGCCAAAACATCCAGGAGGGATTTCCCCTGTACAATGAGCCGACAACTACTGTATCTAGAGTCTAAATCGTCTCTGTTATGACcagtgtaaaatacattttcgATGAGCTAAATCAGATTGCgatctctttctttcttcacagCTCGTTTCTGATGTTTAAAGACGTGCGGAACACGTACACAGACGTCAACTGCAGGTAAGTGACGAATCATTACTTAGCCTGAATGCCAGACCCTCGATCTCAATAATATCCATCGGGTAACTCAGCAGTCTGATTCAGAATTTCCTCGGGtagcatgttggccctggagccaaGTAGTTGGCTTGTGTAAGTCCTGGAAATAGTTCGGCAACCAGACTAGTCGTTATTCGTATGAAAGGATTAAATATATTGCGACTGAACAGAATGTATGCCAGAGGTGGTGTGATGGAGAATGCTGCCATGTTGATGTTGCTTCTCTTAGCTGCGGCCTGTGCAGCTACAAGTAGCCCGCATTTTCATCCGTGTAGCAAGGCCGAATGGCAAGAATGTATGTCTGGCAGAAGTAAGGCAGGTTTCAACACTCGGACGCCTGGTCTATCCACATGCCTCATATGTGAGGTCCCGAATGAGGCTGTTACCACAGGAAgtccattttctttctttgctggGGTCCAACATATTGCCATTAGGGGATACCCATTCCATATCCTGTCGGCAAAGAGCTTGACGATGCTACACCATTCTGTGGTCAACACTTTGGTTTTGATAGATACAAGTATTACTGACATAGAGAACGATACATTCTCTGGGGTTTCCGATCTCTACAAACTGTCCCTAGATTCGAACAGGTTAACACGTGTGAAGCAGACCTGGTTCACTGGGTTGGAGAGTCTTTTGGCTCTGGTCTtgtccaacaacaacatcaaagaTATATAGAGCCAGGAAGCTTCGAACACCTGTCCAGCCTACATATGTTGGATCTAGATAACAATCTGTTACAGGTTGTGGACTCTGCCTGGCTTTTTGGACTGGAAGGCAGCTTGATCATGAACCTAAGTTCAAATGCAATAAATAGCATTTCTACTGAGTCATTTCAACACCTACAATTTTGGACCTTAGACCTGAGTGGCAATGCTCTGTCATGTTTGGATGAATCAGTGTTTCTGGGACAGACATCGTTGTCAAGGCTCCATATCAGTAGTGAAGTGTTGGCATCTGTCTATGATGCAGAGCCACATGGAATGATGTGGAGCCTACACCGGTTACGCCATCTAGGCAGGAGGGCAGTAACATTGGTTGTTGAGGTGCCACAATTCATCTTCTGTGTCAGACACAATGCTAATGAATTCTCATTTGGATGGGTGTTTGACTCATCGGACAGTGTGCCTCGCAACGTCGAGTTGGGAAGTGTTAACCCTGGCAAGTCTTGTGGCGCTTTGCCTCTGGGTCATTCTCTTAGCACGATCTTCATCCAGACTCCTGCAGTTGTCTTAGTTGCTGACGGCTCTCTGGGAGACAAACCGGTCCCCAATACGCTTGAGCAATGCAGACGAGTTTGGGAATACGATGGGGGCATATCACTGAGCCTTGAGGAACACTTAATCTTCCGATTAGTTTCTATGGCCAAAGGGAATACAAGCTTTGAAGGTGTTGCGATGTCGTTTTTCCAGGCACATGTCCCAAACACACGCACAACCACAGAGTCTGGATGCAACCCAAACAACACCCATGGCAATGCAAAAAACATCACCTGCATTCTCCTCACCAAAGATGAACATGCCGACTTATTCTTTAGCGTTCACCAGAGTCAATGTAAGACACACACTACAGCAAAGACTTACAGTAGAGGTACTGAAAACTCCAGCAGCCTGACAAACTACACTGAATATGTGAAACATGACTACACATCTACAGAGCGGGGAAACACCTTTACACCGCAATTACATACCACACCTAGAGCAGAAGTACCACCACCGGCAGATCATGGTCTCATATCAGTTGTTGTCTCGGCAGTGTCCATTCTGGTCCTGTTGTCCTTTGTATTGTTGGCATTAAAGCTGCGCTCAGCACATTTTAACGCCGATGATGTAAGAGCCAGCGACAATGAAGACATTTTCACAATTCCAGCTCCGGTTGCCTTTCCTGGTTTGATCAGGTCAGCTTCTGTCCCTACATGTTCGAGAGAGGTGATGTCGGATGACGTAGcctcctgtaggtcattgcccGCTGTCCTGCATTCCGTCCAGCCTACTTACTGCGAGATCCGAGATGACGTAGCGATTGCTCAGAGGCCTTTGCCTGGTCTCCCTAACACATACTGGGAGATTCCAGATGACGCAGATTCTGGCGTAGTACGGTCAGCTTCTCTACGTGCAATAACGTGCACACGCGGGAGCGCCGAAGACGATGCGTCATCCTGTAGGTCATTGCCGGCAGTGCTGTCCTTCGATCCCGCCTACAGTGAGATCCCAGATCACATAGCAGTCGCACAGCGCCCCCTGCCTGTTCTCCCGCGCACATACAGGGAGTTCCTAGATCAAGAAGTCACTTCAAAGCGCCCCCTGCCTTCCTCACGACATAACTACAGTGAGATTCCAGATGATGAGGAGAGCGGACCCTTACCTTTCTATGATGATTTTGCCGAGTTTTCGTGTCGTGTCCTTGGCAATAGGGGGAGGCTGCAGAATCGACGGGCAGCCCGTAATAACACTACAACTACAAGCAGACACACGTTTATAAGACCCGTCGCCACATATGGAACGTCTGAAGGGACCAAGGCCCAGATTAACAACGTTTATAGAAACGCCTCCGAAGTCCAGGGTATAAGGGCCCGTAGACAGTTGAGGACAGCTTTGGTTTCCCAGCCTTCTGACCAAGGTTTGAGGACCTACGTCAACGTCACAGATGCAGTTCTGTCAAAGGGTCGACACGTCACCGAAGCTCATATCGCTATCCTCGCATCGCCTGATGCCTATTGTACTATGGGTATCCTACGGGAGGAAACCCATAGCACACCACGACGTGCCTCtctcccccttgtcacactgcctaacacctactggccatgggaggtATTAGGGGAGAACACTTCTGGCACACCAAAGTGTGCCTCCCTTCCCCTAGTCACAccgcctaacacctactggccatgggagatatcaGGAGAGGGGGACCCctacacaccacggcgtgcatCCCTTCCCCTAGCCACACCGCCTAACACCTattggccatgggagattccaATAGAGGAAACCTGCAACACATCAAGGCGTGCTACCCTTCCCCTAGTCAccctgcctaacacctactggccatgggagatatcaGGGGAGAACACTCATGACACACCAAGGCGTCCCGCCCTTCCACTAgtcacaccacctaacacctactggccatgggagatatcaGGGAAGAACACTCATGACACACCAGGGCGTGCCTGCCTTCCCCTAGCCACACTgtctaacacctactggccatgggagataccatGTAAGGGAACCCATAACACACCAAGGCGTGCCTCCCTTCCCCTAGTCACACCGCCTAACACCTattggccatgggagattccaATAGAGGGAACCTGTAACACATCAAGGCGTGCCTCCCTTCCCCCAGCCCCAccgcctaacacctactggccatgggagataccatGTAAGGGAACCCATAACACACCAAGGCGTGCCTCACTTCCCCcagtcacactgcctaacaactactggccatgggagataccatGTAAGGGAACCCATAACACACCAAGGCGTGCCTCACTTCCCCcagtcacactgcctaacacctactggccatgggagattccaATAGAGGGAACCCATAACACACCAAGGCGTGCCTCCCTTCCCAAAGTCACAccgcctaacacctactggccatgggagattccaATAGAGGGAACCCATAACACACCAAGGCGTGCCTCCCTTCCTCTAGTCACAccgcctaacacctactggccgtGGGCGATATCAGGGGAGGGGGACCCTTACACTCCACGGCGTGCATCCCTTCCCCTAGCCACAccgcctaacacctactggccatgggagataccatGTAAGGGAACCCATAACACACCAAGGCGTGCCTCCCTTCCCCtagtcacactgcctaacacctaatTGCCAGGGGAGATGCCAGGAGAGGGAACCCCTAACACACCATAGCCAATAACTCTCAGTCAATATGTATGACTTAAAACCTCTAACCGCCAACATTACAATTTCAGGATTCAGAAATGACAATTTAAAAAAGTATATACCTTCGTTGCGTCAGTATTGTTGATGAGAAGATCTTTGCCTCTCCAAATGTCAATTTCAAGATGAATTGTATTGGACGTTTAAATTTACAGGGCAGTCAGAAATATTCAACGTATATGAGGAGTCTTTTCTTACTGATGGTTCAGATTGCAAATTTACATAAATGTTTATTTTAAAAGTGC
This genomic window contains:
- the LOC118415584 gene encoding uncharacterized protein LOC118415584; this translates as MSDDVASCRSLPAVLHSVQPTYCEIRDDVAIAQRPLPGLPNTYWEIPDDADSGVVRSASLRAITCTRGSAEDDASSCRSLPAVLSFDPAYSEIPDHIAVAQRPLPVLPRTYREFLDQEVTSKRPLPSSRHNYSEIPDDEESGPLPFYDDFAEFSCRVLGNRGRLQNRRAARNNTTTTSRHTFIRPVATYGTSEGTKAQINNVYRNASEVQGIRARRQLRTALVSQPSDQGLRTYVNVTDAVLSKGRHVTEAHIAILASPDAYCTMGILREETHSTPRRASLPLVTLPNTYWPWEVLGENTSGTPKCASLPLVTPPNTYWPWEISGEGDPYTPRRASLPLATPPNTYWPWEIPIEETCNTSRRATLPLVTLPNTYWPWEISGENTHDTPRRPALPLVTPPNTYWPWEISGKNTHDTPGRACLPLATLSNTYWPWEIPCKGTHNTPRRASLPLVTPPNTYWPWEIPIEGTCNTSRRASLPPAPPPNTYWPWEIPCKGTHNTPRRASLPPVTLPNNYWPWEIPCKGTHNTPRRASLPPVTLPNTYWPWEIPIEGTHNTPRRASLPKVTPPNTYWPWEIPIEGTHNTPRRASLPLVTPPNTYWPWAISGEGDPYTPRRASLPLATPPNTYWPWEIPCKGTHNTPRRASLPLVTLPNT